In one Bacillota bacterium genomic region, the following are encoded:
- a CDS encoding histidinol-phosphatase, with protein MRWANFHTHCNLCHGTGKPEDYIEEAIKRCVETLGFSCHAFLPFYPGWTMTKEIEKEYPSIVRSLQENYTGKINIKLGLEIDYIPGVAGTNMHEYKDSMKLDYSIGSVHYIGEYHSGQLIPVDAGEKEFLIGIKDAYSGDARKAVEAYYLILQDMVRIGSFDIVGHFDLIKKNNRNSKFFSEEEKWYKDIVENTLLLISKSDLIIEVNTGGMSRNYIDTTYPSPWILEQCLKLKIPITLSSDAHSPSHVTAWFKDTAKTLVDIGFKELHVLGEKGWEPRPFTPQGLL; from the coding sequence ATGAGATGGGCTAATTTTCACACACATTGTAATCTTTGCCATGGTACCGGAAAACCTGAAGATTATATTGAGGAAGCAATAAAGAGGTGCGTAGAAACTCTGGGATTTTCGTGTCATGCCTTTTTACCCTTTTATCCAGGCTGGACTATGACCAAAGAGATAGAAAAAGAATACCCAAGTATTGTAAGATCTCTTCAGGAAAATTATACGGGAAAAATTAATATAAAACTTGGTTTAGAAATAGACTATATACCGGGGGTTGCAGGGACTAACATGCATGAATATAAGGACTCCATGAAACTTGATTATTCTATAGGTTCAGTCCATTATATAGGCGAGTATCATTCAGGACAGTTGATACCTGTAGATGCAGGAGAAAAAGAGTTTCTGATCGGTATAAAAGATGCCTACAGCGGAGATGCCAGAAAAGCTGTTGAGGCATATTATCTTATTTTGCAGGATATGGTGAGAATTGGGAGTTTTGACATAGTAGGGCATTTTGATTTAATAAAAAAAAATAACCGAAACAGCAAATTCTTTTCTGAAGAAGAAAAATGGTATAAAGATATTGTTGAGAATACCCTGTTATTAATTTCCAAAAGCGATTTAATTATTGAAGTCAATACTGGAGGAATGTCAAGGAATTACATTGACACTACGTATCCAAGCCCATGGATACTGGAACAATGTCTTAAACTGAAAATCCCAATTACTTTAAGTTCAGACGCCCATTCACCTTCTCATGTTACTGCCTGGTTTAAGGACACTGCAAAAACTCTAGTTGATATAGGCTTCAAAGAGCTTCACGTATTAGGAGAAAAAGGCTGGGAACCGCGTCCCTTTACCCCTCAAGGCTTACTTTAA